From a region of the Odontesthes bonariensis isolate fOdoBon6 chromosome 4, fOdoBon6.hap1, whole genome shotgun sequence genome:
- the LOC142378664 gene encoding neuronal pentraxin-1-like, with the protein MTGIMEVFSWKLFVLSWLVVVESSAQDFGQTQFICTSVPKDMDLCTASMQNSGPAEDLKTTIIQLRETVLQQKETIVNQKETIRELTSKLTRCESQSLPAAAGPGGRRPGSKNTMGDVSRGTTETLAQLGQTLQTLKQRLENLEQYSRGNNSVQANSLKDLLQNKIDDMEKQVLSRVNTIEESKPGSRNDTDQRNRVESTLTSLHHRITDLEKGKDTRPSDKFQLTFPLRTNYMYAKAKRSLPEMYSFSVCLWIKSNASPGVGTPFSYAVPGQANELVLIEWGNNPMEILINDKVAKLPFLINDGKWHHLCITWTTRDGMWEAFQDGVMRGNGENLAPYHPIKPDGVLVLGQEQDTLGGGFDATQAFVGELANLNMWNRKLSIAEIYNLATCNSKAPAGNVFSWTESNIEIFGGATKWTFEPCRSLN; encoded by the exons ATGACTGGAATCATGGAGGTATTCTCGTGGAAACTTTTTGTACTCTCTTGGCTGGTTGTTGTGGAGAGCTCCGCGCAAGACTTCGGACAGACGCAGTTTATTTGCACGTCGGTGCCCAAAGATATGGACTTGTGTACCGCCTCGATGCAAAACAGCGGGCCGGCAGAAGACCTGAAGACCACGATCATACAGCTGCGGGAGACCGTGCTGCAGCAAAAGGAGACCATTGTGAATCAAAAGGAGACGATCAGGGAACTAACGTCCAAGTTGACCCGCTGCGAGAGTCAGAGCCTCCCGGCGGCGGCGGGTCCCGGCGGGAGGCGGCCGGGGTCCAAGAACACGATGGGGGATGTATCACGGGGCACCACGGAAACTCTGGCCCAGCTGGGACAGACTTTACAGACGCTCAAACAGAGACTGGAGAATCTAGAG CAGTACAGCCGAGGGAATAACAGCGTGCAAGCGAACAGCCTCAAAGATCTGCTGCAGAACAAGATAGACGACATGGAGAAGCAAGTTCTGTCCCGGGTCAACACGATAGAGGAGAGCAAACCGGGATCGAGGAATGACACCGATCAGCGGAACAGAGTGGAGTCCACGCTCACCTCTCTGCACCACCGGATCACAGACCTGGAGAAAG GCAAAGACACCAGACCATCCGATAAGTTCCAGCTCACCTTCCCTCTGAGAACTAACTACATGTACGCTAAAGCCAAGAGGAGCCTTCCTGAAATGTATTccttcagtgtgtgtttgtggatcAAGTCCAACGCCTCTCCAGGGGTGGGAACACCATTTTCCTACGCCGTTCCCGGTCAAGCCAACGAGCTGGTACTGATCGAGTGGGGGAACAACCCCATGGAGATTCTCATCAATGACAAG GTTGCAAAGCTGCCGTTTCTCATCAACGATGGAAAATGGCATCACCTCTGCATCACTTGGACCACCCGTGACGGGATGTGGGAGGCCTTCCAGGACGGAGTGATGCGGGGCAACGGGGAGAATCTGGCACCGTACCACCCCATCAAACCCGATGGAGTTCTGGTCCTTGGACAAGAGCAG GACACGTTGGGAGGAGGTTTCGATGCAACGCAAGCCTTCGTCGGAGAGTTGGCAAACTTAAATATGTGGAACAGGAAACTTTCTATTGCAGAGATCTACAATTTGGCGACCTGCAACAGCAAAGCTCCAGCCGGCAATGTCTTCTCCTGGACAGAGAGCAACATTGAAATATTTGGTGGAGCGACCAAATGGACCTTCGAGCCTTGCCGTTCACTCAACTGA